In a single window of the Bradyrhizobium sp. ORS 285 genome:
- the pimC gene encoding pimeloyl-CoA dehydrogenase large subunit, producing MDLAFTKEEQAFREEVRQFFRDNVPAETRRKMVEGRHLSKDEMVTWWRILNKKGWGVSHWPTEYGGTGWSSVQHYIFNEELQAYPAPQPLAFGVSMVGPVIYTFGNEEQKKKYLPRIANVDDWWCQGFSEPGSGSDLASLKTKAERRGDKWIINGQKTWTTLAQHADMIFCLCRTDPSAKKQMGISFIVFSMKSKGVTVRPIQTIDGGHEVNEVFFDDVEVPIENLIGEENKGWDYAKFLLGNERTGIARVGVSKERIRRIKELAAKVEAGGRPVLQDPSFREKLTACEVELKALELTQLRVVADEGKHGKGKPNPASSVLKIKGSEIQQTTTELLMEVIGPFAAPYDVHGDDDSNETMDWTAQIAPSYFNNRKVSIYGGSNEIQRNIIAKAVLGL from the coding sequence ATGGATCTTGCATTCACGAAAGAAGAGCAGGCGTTCCGCGAGGAAGTCCGGCAGTTCTTCAGGGACAACGTGCCCGCGGAAACGCGCCGCAAGATGGTGGAGGGCCGGCATCTGTCGAAGGACGAGATGGTGACCTGGTGGCGCATCCTCAACAAGAAGGGCTGGGGCGTCTCGCACTGGCCGACGGAATATGGCGGCACCGGCTGGAGCTCGGTGCAGCACTACATCTTCAACGAGGAGCTGCAGGCCTATCCGGCGCCGCAGCCGCTCGCCTTCGGCGTCAGCATGGTCGGCCCCGTCATCTACACCTTCGGCAACGAGGAGCAGAAGAAGAAGTATCTGCCGCGCATCGCCAATGTCGATGATTGGTGGTGCCAGGGCTTCTCCGAGCCCGGCTCCGGCTCCGACCTCGCCTCGCTCAAGACCAAGGCTGAACGCCGTGGCGACAAATGGATCATCAACGGCCAGAAGACCTGGACGACGCTCGCCCAGCACGCCGACATGATCTTCTGCCTGTGCCGCACCGATCCCTCCGCGAAGAAGCAGATGGGCATCTCCTTCATCGTCTTCAGCATGAAATCGAAGGGCGTCACGGTGCGTCCGATCCAGACCATCGACGGCGGCCACGAGGTCAACGAGGTGTTCTTCGACGACGTCGAGGTCCCGATCGAGAACCTGATCGGCGAGGAGAACAAGGGCTGGGACTACGCCAAATTCCTGCTAGGCAATGAGCGCACCGGCATCGCCCGCGTCGGCGTCTCCAAGGAGCGCATCCGCCGCATCAAGGAGCTCGCCGCCAAGGTCGAGGCCGGTGGCCGCCCGGTGCTGCAGGATCCGTCGTTCCGCGAGAAGCTCACGGCGTGCGAGGTCGAGCTGAAGGCGCTGGAGCTGACCCAGCTGCGCGTGGTCGCCGATGAGGGCAAGCACGGCAAGGGCAAGCCCAACCCGGCGTCCTCGGTGCTGAAGATCAAGGGCTCCGAGATCCAGCAGACCACCACCGAGCTGCTGATGGAAGTCATCGGCCCGTTCGCCGCGCCCTACGACGTGCATGGCGACGACGACAGCAACGAGACCATGGACTGGACCGCCCAGATCGCGCCGAGCTACTTCAACAACCGCAAGGTCTCGATCTACGGCGGCTCCAACGAGATCCAGCGCAACATCATCGCCAAGGCGGTGCTGGGGCTCTGA
- the pimD gene encoding pimeloyl-CoA dehydrogenase small subunit translates to MDFDLTEEQRLLKDSIDGLLADAYDFDKRKLYMKEKGGWSKAIWSKLAEQGLLGLPFSEEDGGFGAGGVETMIVMEAMGRALVLEPYLATVVLSGGFLRHGGSAAQKAAHLPGIIDGSKTFAFAQLEKQSRYDLFDVATSAKKKGDGYVIDGEKFVVLNGENADTLIVTARTSGGQRDKSGIGVFIVPADAKGVTRKGYPTQDGLHAADITFTGVEVGADAAIGDPANALPLIERVVDEARIALCAEAVGLMDESLKTTVEYIKTRKQFGVAIGSFQSLQHRASDMFVALEQARSMSMFATMAAEFDDAKERATSIAAAKVQIGKSAKFVGQQSIQLHGGIGMTMEAKIGHYFKRLTMIESTFGDTDYHTRRVSEAGGLI, encoded by the coding sequence ATGGATTTTGATCTCACCGAGGAGCAGCGCCTCCTCAAGGACAGCATCGACGGCCTGCTGGCGGATGCGTACGATTTCGACAAGCGCAAGCTGTACATGAAGGAGAAGGGCGGCTGGAGCAAAGCGATCTGGTCCAAGCTCGCCGAGCAGGGCCTGCTCGGCCTGCCATTCTCCGAGGAAGATGGCGGCTTCGGCGCCGGCGGCGTTGAGACCATGATCGTGATGGAGGCGATGGGCCGCGCGCTGGTGCTGGAGCCCTATCTCGCGACGGTCGTTCTGTCCGGCGGCTTCCTTCGCCATGGCGGCTCGGCGGCGCAGAAGGCGGCGCATCTGCCGGGAATCATCGACGGCAGCAAGACGTTCGCCTTCGCCCAGCTCGAGAAGCAGTCGCGCTACGACCTGTTCGATGTCGCGACGTCGGCGAAGAAGAAGGGCGACGGCTACGTCATCGACGGGGAGAAGTTCGTCGTGCTCAACGGCGAGAACGCCGACACCTTGATCGTCACCGCGCGCACCTCGGGCGGCCAGCGCGACAAGTCCGGCATCGGCGTGTTCATCGTGCCGGCTGATGCCAAGGGCGTCACCCGCAAGGGCTATCCGACCCAGGACGGCCTGCATGCCGCCGACATCACCTTCACCGGTGTCGAAGTCGGCGCTGATGCCGCCATCGGCGATCCCGCCAATGCGCTGCCGCTGATCGAGCGCGTCGTCGACGAGGCCCGCATCGCGCTGTGCGCCGAGGCCGTCGGCCTGATGGACGAGTCGCTCAAGACCACGGTCGAGTACATCAAGACGCGCAAGCAGTTCGGCGTCGCGATCGGCTCGTTCCAGTCGTTGCAGCACCGTGCCTCCGACATGTTCGTCGCGCTGGAGCAGGCCCGCTCGATGTCGATGTTCGCCACCATGGCCGCCGAGTTCGACGACGCCAAGGAACGGGCGACCTCGATCGCGGCAGCCAAGGTGCAGATCGGCAAATCGGCCAAGTTCGTCGGCCAGCAGTCGATCCAGCTGCATGGCGGCATCGGCATGACGATGGAGGCCAAGATCGGCCACTACTTCAAGCGCCTCACGATGATCGAGAGCACCTTCGGCGACACCGACTACCACACCCGCCGCGTCAGCGAGGCCGGTGGGTTGATCTGA
- a CDS encoding SDR family NAD(P)-dependent oxidoreductase has translation MTPNPFNLAGQVAVITGSSRGIGRASAELLAQLGAKVVISSRKADACEEVAAGIRANGGDAHVIPCNISRRPEVDALIEGAVKHYGQVDILVCNAAVNPYYGPLLDITDEAFDKIMASNVKSNLWLCAKAIPPMAVRGKGSVVIVSSIGGLRGSTVIGAYGISKAADFSLCRSLAGEWGPQGVRVNCVAPGLVKTDFARALWEDEARLKQRCATTPLRRIGEPHEIAGAVAYLASDASTFMTGQTIVVDGGVTTAAV, from the coding sequence ATGACCCCGAACCCCTTCAATCTCGCCGGCCAGGTCGCCGTCATCACCGGCTCCAGCCGCGGCATCGGCCGCGCGTCGGCTGAATTGCTCGCGCAACTCGGCGCCAAGGTGGTGATCTCCAGCCGCAAGGCCGACGCCTGCGAGGAGGTCGCGGCCGGCATCCGCGCCAATGGCGGCGATGCGCATGTCATTCCTTGCAACATCTCGCGCAGGCCTGAGGTCGACGCGCTGATCGAGGGCGCGGTGAAGCATTACGGCCAGGTCGACATCCTCGTCTGCAACGCCGCCGTGAATCCTTACTACGGCCCGCTGCTCGACATCACCGACGAGGCCTTCGACAAGATCATGGCCTCCAACGTCAAGAGCAATCTCTGGCTCTGCGCCAAGGCGATCCCGCCGATGGCCGTGCGCGGCAAAGGCTCGGTCGTCATCGTCTCCTCGATCGGCGGCCTGCGCGGCTCGACCGTGATCGGCGCCTACGGCATCTCCAAGGCCGCCGACTTCTCGCTGTGCCGCAGCCTCGCCGGTGAATGGGGCCCGCAGGGCGTGCGCGTCAACTGCGTCGCGCCCGGCCTGGTCAAGACCGACTTCGCCCGCGCGCTGTGGGAAGACGAAGCCCGCCTGAAGCAGCGCTGCGCGACGACGCCACTGCGCCGCATCGGCGAGCCGCACGAGATCGCGGGCGCGGTGGCGTATCTGGCGTCGGATGCCTCGACGTTCATGACCGGGCAGACGATTGTCGTCGACGGTGGTGTGACAACGGCGGCGGTGTAG